The following proteins are encoded in a genomic region of Amyelois transitella isolate CPQ chromosome 14, ilAmyTran1.1, whole genome shotgun sequence:
- the LOC106129166 gene encoding ATP-binding cassette sub-family G member 4 isoform X3 produces the protein MQSWECKMGHKETRSRGGQIRDPERGMRCHQTWTPDLYLGTLGSWKNHTHEHTRWQKTGVTGSLYGASQSSVLVNQHATLLDTLTAMETLRFAASLKQPLISSRERLHIITGIARQLGIQDSLNTRAGNLSGGERKRLTIACELLADPTCLLLDEPTSGLDSVSSMSVVKALLTVARSGRTVACVIHQPSSQLFNTADDIILLANGRTLYSGSLTDVPETLKRAGFVCPQYYNMADYMLEIASGEHVGNLAVLENEAKSYAYEMRRIAKSEIHEINGTALPAEAEGLLSRKGSSSREYTANAYQQLRALFWRCWIGALRDVHLTQIRLLAHVVVALLMGALYHGAGADAGRITSNTGCLFFFLLFLFFSNAMPPIHTFPVEASVVLQQHLNKWYSLSTYCVSKVLVDLPIQLLCATVFLLPAWYLTSQPLEPYRMALAWLICALLTILAQTFGLLVGAAFEVKLGLFVIPAANIPMLMFSEFFIPYEEMPVYLRPFSTISYFRYSFSALLETVYGFNRDKLPCHKPFCMFKLPEKYLEYLNITRNINNDIAALIIWIVLLQICLICVLVFRVRRTCR, from the exons ATGCAAAGTTGGGAATGCAA GATGGGCCATAAAGAAACGAGATCCAGGGGGGGACAGATACGTGATCCTGAACGAGGCATGCGGTGCCATCAGACCTGGACGCCTGACCTTTATCTTGGGACCCTCGGGAGCTGGAAAAACCACACTCATGAACATACTCGCTGGCAGAAA ACAGGGGTAACAGGCAGCTTATACGGCGCCAGTCAGAGCTCAGTGCTGGTGAACCAGCACGCCACCCTGCTGGACACGCTCACCGCCATGGAGACGCTGAGGTTCGCAGCCAGCCTCAAGCAGCCGCTGATCTCCAGCCGCGAGCGGTTGCACATT ATAACTGGAATAGCGAGACAGCTGGGCATCCAGGATTCCCTGAACACCAGAGCTGGGAACCTCTCCGGGGGCGAGAGGAAGAGGCTGACGATAGCCTGCGAACTGCTGGCTGATCCCACCTGCTTACTTCTTGACGAACCTACCAG TGGTCTAGACTCAGTCTCATCAATGTCAGTGGTCAAGGCCCTCCTAACGGTCGCCAGGAGTGGACGTACAGTGGCTTGCGTCATCCACCAACCTTCCTCTCAGCTGTTCAACACCGCTGACGACATCATACTCCTGGCTAACGGGAGGACACTGTACTCTGGATCCTTGACGGATGTACCAGAGACCTTGAAGAGAGCCGGCTTCGTTTGCCCCCAGTATTATAACATGGCTGATTATA TGTTAGAAATAGCGAGCGGCGAGCATGTTGGAAACTTGGCAGTCTTGGAGAACGAAGCCAAAAGTTACGCGTACGAGATGAGGCGAATTGCTAAAAGTGAAATTCACGAGATAAATGGGACAG CTCTCCCAGCAGAAGCCGAGGGTCTGCTGAGCAGGAAAGGCAGCTCCTCGCGGGAGTACACCGCGAACGCCTACCAGCAGCTGCGCGCGCTGTTCTGGAGGTGCTGGATCGGGGCGTTGCGGGACGTGCATTTGACACAG ATAAGACTGCTGGCGCACGTGGTAGTGGCGCTGCTCATGGGCGCGCTGTACCACGGCGCGGGCGCAGACGCCGGCCGCATCACCTCCAACACGGGCTgcctcttcttcttcttgcTGTTCCTTTTCTTCTCCAATGCTATGCCGCCCATACACACGT TTCCAGTGGAAGCCTCCGTGGTTCTCCAGCAGCACCTGAACAAGTGGTACTCCTTGTCCACCTACTGCGTGTCTAAAGTTCTCGTCGACCTGCCTATACAG TTGCTGTGCGCGACGGTGTTTCTTCTGCCGGCGTGGTACTTGACCTCCCAACCGCTGGAGCCCTACAGAATGGCTCTCGCCTGGCTCATATGCGCGTTGCTCACTATCCTGGCGCAGACATTCGGTCTGTTAGTCGGGGCTGCTTTCGAAGTTAAG CTCGGCCTGTTCGTGATCCCAGCCGCCAACATCCCAATGCTGATGTTCTCCGAATTCTTCATTCCTTACGAGGAAATGCCCGTGTACTTACGTCCATTCTCCACCATATCCTACTTCAGATACTCCTTCTCCGCGTTGCTGGAGACCGTCTACGGATTCAATCGAGACAAACTTCCTTGTCATAAGCCATTCTGCATGTTCAAATTACCAGAGAAATATCtcgaatatttaaatattactagAAACATCAACAATGATATAGCTGCTTTGATTATTTGGATTGTTCTGTTACAAATATGTCTCATCTGTGTTTTGGTGTTCAGAGTGCGAAGAACTTGTAGATAg
- the LOC106129166 gene encoding ATP-binding cassette sub-family G member 4 isoform X2, producing the protein MDLEAAKDDLSFEDGKLVVFVEITCKVGNARWAIKKRDPGGDRYVILNEACGAIRPGRLTFILGPSGAGKTTLMNILAGRKKTGVTGSLYGASQSSVLVNQHATLLDTLTAMETLRFAASLKQPLISSRERLHIITGIARQLGIQDSLNTRAGNLSGGERKRLTIACELLADPTCLLLDEPTSGLDSVSSMSVVKALLTVARSGRTVACVIHQPSSQLFNTADDIILLANGRTLYSGSLTDVPETLKRAGFVCPQYYNMADYMLEIASGEHVGNLAVLENEAKSYAYEMRRIAKSEIHEINGTALPAEAEGLLSRKGSSSREYTANAYQQLRALFWRCWIGALRDVHLTQIRLLAHVVVALLMGALYHGAGADAGRITSNTGCLFFFLLFLFFSNAMPPIHTFPVEASVVLQQHLNKWYSLSTYCVSKVLVDLPIQLLCATVFLLPAWYLTSQPLEPYRMALAWLICALLTILAQTFGLLVGAAFEVKLGLFVIPAANIPMLMFSEFFIPYEEMPVYLRPFSTISYFRYSFSALLETVYGFNRDKLPCHKPFCMFKLPEKYLEYLNITRNINNDIAALIIWIVLLQICLICVLVFRVRRTCR; encoded by the exons ATGGACTTGGAGGCCGCTAAGGATGACTTGAGCTTCGAGGATGGGAAACTTGTTGTTTTCGTCGAGATAACATGCAAAGTTGGGAATGCAA GATGGGCCATAAAGAAACGAGATCCAGGGGGGGACAGATACGTGATCCTGAACGAGGCATGCGGTGCCATCAGACCTGGACGCCTGACCTTTATCTTGGGACCCTCGGGAGCTGGAAAAACCACACTCATGAACATACTCGCTGGCAGAAA GAAGACAGGGGTAACAGGCAGCTTATACGGCGCCAGTCAGAGCTCAGTGCTGGTGAACCAGCACGCCACCCTGCTGGACACGCTCACCGCCATGGAGACGCTGAGGTTCGCAGCCAGCCTCAAGCAGCCGCTGATCTCCAGCCGCGAGCGGTTGCACATT ATAACTGGAATAGCGAGACAGCTGGGCATCCAGGATTCCCTGAACACCAGAGCTGGGAACCTCTCCGGGGGCGAGAGGAAGAGGCTGACGATAGCCTGCGAACTGCTGGCTGATCCCACCTGCTTACTTCTTGACGAACCTACCAG TGGTCTAGACTCAGTCTCATCAATGTCAGTGGTCAAGGCCCTCCTAACGGTCGCCAGGAGTGGACGTACAGTGGCTTGCGTCATCCACCAACCTTCCTCTCAGCTGTTCAACACCGCTGACGACATCATACTCCTGGCTAACGGGAGGACACTGTACTCTGGATCCTTGACGGATGTACCAGAGACCTTGAAGAGAGCCGGCTTCGTTTGCCCCCAGTATTATAACATGGCTGATTATA TGTTAGAAATAGCGAGCGGCGAGCATGTTGGAAACTTGGCAGTCTTGGAGAACGAAGCCAAAAGTTACGCGTACGAGATGAGGCGAATTGCTAAAAGTGAAATTCACGAGATAAATGGGACAG CTCTCCCAGCAGAAGCCGAGGGTCTGCTGAGCAGGAAAGGCAGCTCCTCGCGGGAGTACACCGCGAACGCCTACCAGCAGCTGCGCGCGCTGTTCTGGAGGTGCTGGATCGGGGCGTTGCGGGACGTGCATTTGACACAG ATAAGACTGCTGGCGCACGTGGTAGTGGCGCTGCTCATGGGCGCGCTGTACCACGGCGCGGGCGCAGACGCCGGCCGCATCACCTCCAACACGGGCTgcctcttcttcttcttgcTGTTCCTTTTCTTCTCCAATGCTATGCCGCCCATACACACGT TTCCAGTGGAAGCCTCCGTGGTTCTCCAGCAGCACCTGAACAAGTGGTACTCCTTGTCCACCTACTGCGTGTCTAAAGTTCTCGTCGACCTGCCTATACAG TTGCTGTGCGCGACGGTGTTTCTTCTGCCGGCGTGGTACTTGACCTCCCAACCGCTGGAGCCCTACAGAATGGCTCTCGCCTGGCTCATATGCGCGTTGCTCACTATCCTGGCGCAGACATTCGGTCTGTTAGTCGGGGCTGCTTTCGAAGTTAAG CTCGGCCTGTTCGTGATCCCAGCCGCCAACATCCCAATGCTGATGTTCTCCGAATTCTTCATTCCTTACGAGGAAATGCCCGTGTACTTACGTCCATTCTCCACCATATCCTACTTCAGATACTCCTTCTCCGCGTTGCTGGAGACCGTCTACGGATTCAATCGAGACAAACTTCCTTGTCATAAGCCATTCTGCATGTTCAAATTACCAGAGAAATATCtcgaatatttaaatattactagAAACATCAACAATGATATAGCTGCTTTGATTATTTGGATTGTTCTGTTACAAATATGTCTCATCTGTGTTTTGGTGTTCAGAGTGCGAAGAACTTGTAGATAg
- the LOC106129166 gene encoding ATP-binding cassette sub-family G member 4 isoform X1 yields MDIEMNNSAAIINGHSNVLREPTLFLDVRCKISKCNGWAIKKRDPGGDRYVILNEACGAIRPGRLTFILGPSGAGKTTLMNILAGRKKTGVTGSLYGASQSSVLVNQHATLLDTLTAMETLRFAASLKQPLISSRERLHIITGIARQLGIQDSLNTRAGNLSGGERKRLTIACELLADPTCLLLDEPTSGLDSVSSMSVVKALLTVARSGRTVACVIHQPSSQLFNTADDIILLANGRTLYSGSLTDVPETLKRAGFVCPQYYNMADYMLEIASGEHVGNLAVLENEAKSYAYEMRRIAKSEIHEINGTALPAEAEGLLSRKGSSSREYTANAYQQLRALFWRCWIGALRDVHLTQIRLLAHVVVALLMGALYHGAGADAGRITSNTGCLFFFLLFLFFSNAMPPIHTFPVEASVVLQQHLNKWYSLSTYCVSKVLVDLPIQLLCATVFLLPAWYLTSQPLEPYRMALAWLICALLTILAQTFGLLVGAAFEVKLGLFVIPAANIPMLMFSEFFIPYEEMPVYLRPFSTISYFRYSFSALLETVYGFNRDKLPCHKPFCMFKLPEKYLEYLNITRNINNDIAALIIWIVLLQICLICVLVFRVRRTCR; encoded by the exons ATGGATATCGAAATGAACAACAGTGCGGCTATCATTAATGGTCACTCAAATGTGTTACGAGAGCCCACATTATTTTTGGATGTGCGttgtaaaatatcaaaatgtaaTG GATGGGCCATAAAGAAACGAGATCCAGGGGGGGACAGATACGTGATCCTGAACGAGGCATGCGGTGCCATCAGACCTGGACGCCTGACCTTTATCTTGGGACCCTCGGGAGCTGGAAAAACCACACTCATGAACATACTCGCTGGCAGAAA GAAGACAGGGGTAACAGGCAGCTTATACGGCGCCAGTCAGAGCTCAGTGCTGGTGAACCAGCACGCCACCCTGCTGGACACGCTCACCGCCATGGAGACGCTGAGGTTCGCAGCCAGCCTCAAGCAGCCGCTGATCTCCAGCCGCGAGCGGTTGCACATT ATAACTGGAATAGCGAGACAGCTGGGCATCCAGGATTCCCTGAACACCAGAGCTGGGAACCTCTCCGGGGGCGAGAGGAAGAGGCTGACGATAGCCTGCGAACTGCTGGCTGATCCCACCTGCTTACTTCTTGACGAACCTACCAG TGGTCTAGACTCAGTCTCATCAATGTCAGTGGTCAAGGCCCTCCTAACGGTCGCCAGGAGTGGACGTACAGTGGCTTGCGTCATCCACCAACCTTCCTCTCAGCTGTTCAACACCGCTGACGACATCATACTCCTGGCTAACGGGAGGACACTGTACTCTGGATCCTTGACGGATGTACCAGAGACCTTGAAGAGAGCCGGCTTCGTTTGCCCCCAGTATTATAACATGGCTGATTATA TGTTAGAAATAGCGAGCGGCGAGCATGTTGGAAACTTGGCAGTCTTGGAGAACGAAGCCAAAAGTTACGCGTACGAGATGAGGCGAATTGCTAAAAGTGAAATTCACGAGATAAATGGGACAG CTCTCCCAGCAGAAGCCGAGGGTCTGCTGAGCAGGAAAGGCAGCTCCTCGCGGGAGTACACCGCGAACGCCTACCAGCAGCTGCGCGCGCTGTTCTGGAGGTGCTGGATCGGGGCGTTGCGGGACGTGCATTTGACACAG ATAAGACTGCTGGCGCACGTGGTAGTGGCGCTGCTCATGGGCGCGCTGTACCACGGCGCGGGCGCAGACGCCGGCCGCATCACCTCCAACACGGGCTgcctcttcttcttcttgcTGTTCCTTTTCTTCTCCAATGCTATGCCGCCCATACACACGT TTCCAGTGGAAGCCTCCGTGGTTCTCCAGCAGCACCTGAACAAGTGGTACTCCTTGTCCACCTACTGCGTGTCTAAAGTTCTCGTCGACCTGCCTATACAG TTGCTGTGCGCGACGGTGTTTCTTCTGCCGGCGTGGTACTTGACCTCCCAACCGCTGGAGCCCTACAGAATGGCTCTCGCCTGGCTCATATGCGCGTTGCTCACTATCCTGGCGCAGACATTCGGTCTGTTAGTCGGGGCTGCTTTCGAAGTTAAG CTCGGCCTGTTCGTGATCCCAGCCGCCAACATCCCAATGCTGATGTTCTCCGAATTCTTCATTCCTTACGAGGAAATGCCCGTGTACTTACGTCCATTCTCCACCATATCCTACTTCAGATACTCCTTCTCCGCGTTGCTGGAGACCGTCTACGGATTCAATCGAGACAAACTTCCTTGTCATAAGCCATTCTGCATGTTCAAATTACCAGAGAAATATCtcgaatatttaaatattactagAAACATCAACAATGATATAGCTGCTTTGATTATTTGGATTGTTCTGTTACAAATATGTCTCATCTGTGTTTTGGTGTTCAGAGTGCGAAGAACTTGTAGATAg